The DNA segment CCCGAGCTGCAGCGCGAAGCTGAGCACCGCCGACGCGCTGCCTTCGTCGGCGTCGTCGACGTGCGCCAAGCCGGCGATCATGCCGCTTTGATACGCGAGCATGCCGCCGAAACCGCCGATGCACGTCGCGGGCAGCAGAATCGCCCAATATGGCGAGTGCGGTTCGATGAAGAGGAGAATCACCTCGCCCGCGATCATCAGCAAGCCCGTGACGATGCCCATCGCCTTAACGCCGGCAGCGCGCACGATCGGCATCGTCAGCGGCGCGGCAACGAACGAAATGAAAAACGCTTCCGGAAGAAACGCCATGCCGGCGGCCAGCGGCGAGTAGCCCGACACTTGCTGCACGTAGATCGACGCAAACACCATCACGCCGGCGTACGACGCCGGCTGCAGCATCACGACCGTTGCGCCCGAGAGCAGATCGGGATACCGGAACAGCCGCGCCGGCAAGATTGGTTCGGCAGCGCGCCGTTCGACGAACGCGAGCGCGACGAACAGTGCAGCGGTTACGCCGAATGCAATCCACGGCACCGGCGACGCTATACCGTTGGCCGGAATCGACTCGATCGCATAGACGAACGTTACGAGCCCCGCCGTCAATAATACGGCACCCGTCACGTCGAGCTTCGGCCGCTGCGCCATTCCTGCGTCGCGAGGCACGTAAAATGAAATGAGCGAGCCGATGACGATCGCCACCGGAACGTTGACCCACAACACCGCGCGCCAGCCGAGATACTGCACGAGAATGCCGCCAAAAAGCATACCCGCAGCCACGCCCAGGCTGCCGGCCGTTCCCCACAGTGCAATCGCGCGCGAGCGCTGCGGCCCCGGCGGAAAGAGCGATAGAACGATGGCCAGCGCCGCCGGGTTAACCAGCGCGGCACCCAATCCTTGCAACGCACGCATCGCGATGAGCATCGCGCCGCTCTGCGCCAAACCGCCGACCAGTGACGCGCCCGTAAAGATCGCCAACCCCGCAACGAAGAAACCGAAACGGCCGTAGAGATCGGCGCAGCGGCCCGTGAGCATCAGGAATCCGGCGAGAAAGATCGCGTACGTGCTGACGATCCACTGACCTTGTGCGGCGGTCATGTGCAGTTCGGATTCCATCGACGGCAGCGCTATGCTCACGATCGAGAAATCGACGATGAGCATGAAGAAGGTCGCACTCAGCAAAGTGAATGCGACCCATACGTTCTTGGCAGGCGCGGCTTGTGCGGCTGCCGTCACGGCATCGACTTGATCTTGGCCTCGAAGTTAAATAACTTGCCGTTCTGGTTTCCCGTACCCTTGATCGTACCGTGCGAGCCGATCGTGGCGTTGGGCAATGAGAACGAACCGAATCGCAGCATCATGTGGTTGTCGCTGCTAATCGTGCCGGTCACGGTCAGAATGCGCCCGCGGTAGGGATCGGGGCGCACCGACTGCGAGTCGTACGTTCCGTTGACGATGCCGTGATTGAAGTTCAACTTCATGACGCCGGAATACGGAACGCCCCCGGTATTCCCGAACTGCGGCTGATACGCGGCGATGTAGGTCGCACTCCAGACAGCCGGATGTTGCGTCGTATTTTGAACGGCTGCGAGCGTGAAAGGCGTCGACAGCGCCGTGATGACGGCGAAGAGAATGTGCACGTTACGATACCTCCATTAGTTTTGCCCAATCGGTCTTCGAGATACGGAGTGCCGATTCGTCGAGGGTCGCGAGCGGCTTCTTGGTGAGGTGCTCGCGCTCGCACAGATCGCGCTGATGCGTGTCGACATAGAGCAGTCCCGTAACGAACTCGCCGCGCGCCGTGGACTCGTGAATGGTGCGCATCGCGCCGATCGCATCGGTTGGATCGTAGTCGGCATCGAGCTTGCGCAGAATCACGTGAGAGCCGTCTTCCAGTTCGACGTCGTGAACCGAGCCCGGCTCGTAGTCGGCCTGGATCTCCTTGCTCCCGGCGATGAAGTCGACGGTGTGCAGCACGATGTCGTGGTCTTTGACGTGCGCGTAGCTCTTGGTAGAGCCTTCGTGATCGTTGAACGTGACGCACGGACTGATGATGTCGATGATCGCCGTCCCGCGATGCGAGAACGCCGCCTGCAGCAACGGAACGAGCTGCTTGCCGTCACCCGAAAACGAGCGCGCCACGAACGTCGCGCCGAGCTCGATCGCCAGACCGCAAACGTCGATGGTGGCGTACTCGTTGACCTTGCCGCCTTTCTGCTTCGATCCGACGTCGGCGGTGGCCGAGAACTGACCCTTCGTGAGGCCGTAGCACCCGTTGTTCTCGATAATGTACGTCAGGTCGACATTGCGGCGGACCAAGTGGCAGTATTGACCGATGCCGATGCTCGCGGTATCGCCGTCGCCGCTGATGCCCAGCACGAGCAACTCACGATTGGCCAGCTTCGCGCCGGTTGCCGCGGACGGCATCCGCCCGTGCAAGCTGTTGAACCCGTGCGCCTGCTCGACGAAATACGCCGGCGTCTTGGACGAGCAGCCGATACCGCTCATCTTCGCAAGCTTGTGCGGTTCGACACCGTAGTCGAAGAGCGCCTTGATGAGATGATTGGTGATCGAGTTGTGCCCGCAGCCCGCACACAGCGTCGTGGGAAGGCCCTTGTAGACTTCGCGAGTCAAGCCGATGATGTTGAGATTTGCCGTCATGATTACTCCGCAACGACCGCCGGCTGGCGCTCGGCTTCCAAAATGGGATCGAAAATGGCGTGCGCGTCGATCGGCACGCCGTTGTAGTGACAGATCGACTGCAAACGGCCGATGAGATGCGGCGGCAGCTCGGTGCGCAAGATACCGTACAGCTGACCGTCGCGATTTTGTTCGATAACGTAAACGCGTTCGTGCCGTTTGACGAACGCGGCAACGTCGGGTGCGAGCGGCAGCGCGCGCACCCGCATGTAGTCGACTTCCAGGCCGGCGTCTTCGAGCTTGTCGCGCGCTTCGACGATCGCGTGATGCGTGGTTCCGTACGCCAGAATCCCGACCGGGCGGCCCTTGTCGTCGACCCACGGTGCCGGCACCGACGTGCGCGCCGTTTCGAGCTTACGCAGCAGACGGTCGAGTCCGCGCTGCCACACATCGGGCTGTTCGGAGTAGCGCGCTTCTTCATCGTGGCCGGTGCCGCGCGTGAAGAAACCGGCGTTGGGGTGTTTCGTGCCCGGCAGCGTGCGATAGGGAATGCCGTCTTTATCGACGTCGCGGTAGCGCCCCCACGACTTCATCGAGCTCAGATCTTCAGCCGCGAGCACCTTGCCGCGATCGTAGGGCTTCTTCGGATACGGCAGCGGTTTGGTCATCCACGAGTTCATGCCGAGATCGAGATCGGAGAGCACGAAGACCGGCGTTTGAAAACGGTCGGCCAAATCGAACGCTTCCATCGCGAGCTCGTAGGCTTCCCGAACCGTCGCCGGGAGCAGCACGATATGCTTGGTGTCGCCGTGCGAAAGCGTGTACGCGAACGCGAGGTCGCCCTGCATCGTGCGCGTCGGCAAGCCGGTCGACGGTCCCGCGCGCTGCACGTCGAAGATGACGCCCGGGATCTCCGCATAGTAGCCGAAGCCGGCGTACTCGGCCATGAGCGAGATGCCCGGACCCGACGTCGACGTCATCGCGCGCGCGCCGGCCCAGCCGGCACCGAAGACCATTCCGGCCGCTGCCAGTTCGTCTTCGGCTTGCACGATCGCGACGTTGCGTTCTTTCGTCTCCGGATCGACGCGGTATTTATCGCTGTATTGAATGAAGTACTCACACAGTGACGACGACGGCGTGATGGGATACCACGCGGCAACCGTACATCCGCCCATGACGCAGCCCAATGCCGCCGCGCGGTTGCCCTCCATGAACATGTAGCCGTCGGTCTTGCCGCTCATGCGCTCGAGAGCGTACTTGTCGCGCTTCTCGAGATTCTCGCGAGCGTAATCGTAACCGACCATCACGGACTTCATGTTGAGCTCGACCGCCGATGCCTTGCTCTTGAACTGCGTACGTAGACCTTCTTCGACCGTGTCGGTCGGAATCTCGAGCAGATGCGCGAGCGCGCCGACGTAGATCATGTTCATCAGGTACTTGCGCAAGTCGCCTTTGTCGGCAAAGTGCTCTTTGGCAAGCGCGTTAAACGGAACGCTGTAATAGGTCAGATCGTCGCGCAGCGTTTCGTTCGTCAACGGGTACGTCGCTTCGTGCACGACGACACCGCCGGGCTTGACGCCCGCCACGTCTTGCTGCCACGTCGCGCCGTTGAGCGCAACGAGAACGTCGACGTCGCGCGTTCGGCAGCGATACCCTTTGGAGGTGACGCGCACGTCGAACCACGTCGGCAACCCTTCGATGTTCGAGGGAAACACGTTTTTGGGCGCGACCGGCACGCCCATGCGAAAGATGGCGTTGGTCAGAACGAGGTTGGAAGACTGGCTACCCGAGCCGTTGACCGTCGCCACCCGAATGGTAAAGTCGTTGACCGTTCGTTGGGGCATGCGTTGTGGGTTATCCGCCGCTCGCACGGGCTCCCCCGTTCAAGCAGAGCTTGCAAGCACCGCGCGCCCCGAGGCCGAAGCGGTACCCATGGTACCTGGGCTCGCACACGTCATTCTTCACGTCGGCTTCTGCAGCGCCATCGCGCGCTTGAAGCCCGACGCCGCGATCGCACTTCACGTCCGCTTGTCTGACCGGACCGGACGAACCACGCTCGATCGCACGTTCCGCGTCGACCGCGGAGACGGCTCGGAAGCAATCGTCGAGTTCGACAGCGCGCAGGGGACGTTTCGCCTCGACGCAGCCGCGCCGCGGTACGGTTGTTCGGTAACCGATTACGTCGCGCTCATGCCCGATCATACGCGCAGCGTGGCCGAGCAGCTCGAGTCGTCACCGGCGTCGCC comes from the Candidatus Baltobacteraceae bacterium genome and includes:
- a CDS encoding MFS transporter; the encoded protein is MTAAAQAAPAKNVWVAFTLLSATFFMLIVDFSIVSIALPSMESELHMTAAQGQWIVSTYAIFLAGFLMLTGRCADLYGRFGFFVAGLAIFTGASLVGGLAQSGAMLIAMRALQGLGAALVNPAALAIVLSLFPPGPQRSRAIALWGTAGSLGVAAGMLFGGILVQYLGWRAVLWVNVPVAIVIGSLISFYVPRDAGMAQRPKLDVTGAVLLTAGLVTFVYAIESIPANGIASPVPWIAFGVTAALFVALAFVERRAAEPILPARLFRYPDLLSGATVVMLQPASYAGVMVFASIYVQQVSGYSPLAAGMAFLPEAFFISFVAAPLTMPIVRAAGVKAMGIVTGLLMIAGEVILLFIEPHSPYWAILLPATCIGGFGGMLAYQSGMIAGLAHVDDADEGSASAVLSFALQLGIGLGVAVGAAVEDLRSPPLAAGLHAAFWVTIGFGALMMLAIVVGLRHAAKAELPSRRYIHFGRLVHRVATKS
- a CDS encoding 2-oxoacid:ferredoxin oxidoreductase subunit beta, producing the protein MTANLNIIGLTREVYKGLPTTLCAGCGHNSITNHLIKALFDYGVEPHKLAKMSGIGCSSKTPAYFVEQAHGFNSLHGRMPSAATGAKLANRELLVLGISGDGDTASIGIGQYCHLVRRNVDLTYIIENNGCYGLTKGQFSATADVGSKQKGGKVNEYATIDVCGLAIELGATFVARSFSGDGKQLVPLLQAAFSHRGTAIIDIISPCVTFNDHEGSTKSYAHVKDHDIVLHTVDFIAGSKEIQADYEPGSVHDVELEDGSHVILRKLDADYDPTDAIGAMRTIHESTARGEFVTGLLYVDTHQRDLCEREHLTKKPLATLDESALRISKTDWAKLMEVS
- a CDS encoding 2-oxoacid:acceptor oxidoreductase subunit alpha gives rise to the protein MPQRTVNDFTIRVATVNGSGSQSSNLVLTNAIFRMGVPVAPKNVFPSNIEGLPTWFDVRVTSKGYRCRTRDVDVLVALNGATWQQDVAGVKPGGVVVHEATYPLTNETLRDDLTYYSVPFNALAKEHFADKGDLRKYLMNMIYVGALAHLLEIPTDTVEEGLRTQFKSKASAVELNMKSVMVGYDYARENLEKRDKYALERMSGKTDGYMFMEGNRAAALGCVMGGCTVAAWYPITPSSSLCEYFIQYSDKYRVDPETKERNVAIVQAEDELAAAGMVFGAGWAGARAMTSTSGPGISLMAEYAGFGYYAEIPGVIFDVQRAGPSTGLPTRTMQGDLAFAYTLSHGDTKHIVLLPATVREAYELAMEAFDLADRFQTPVFVLSDLDLGMNSWMTKPLPYPKKPYDRGKVLAAEDLSSMKSWGRYRDVDKDGIPYRTLPGTKHPNAGFFTRGTGHDEEARYSEQPDVWQRGLDRLLRKLETARTSVPAPWVDDKGRPVGILAYGTTHHAIVEARDKLEDAGLEVDYMRVRALPLAPDVAAFVKRHERVYVIEQNRDGQLYGILRTELPPHLIGRLQSICHYNGVPIDAHAIFDPILEAERQPAVVAE